In Deinococcus maricopensis DSM 21211, one genomic interval encodes:
- a CDS encoding WGxxGxxG-CTERM domain-containing protein, which yields MHKLMMLTLTLTFATPALATMSSPSSLVRVQDTSDQGTSVGDAAQDAATSTGNAVENAGNAVNDAVDPNGDGVVDSNNNGRADTREFPWGLLGLLGLLGLAGRRRHETVVTTTRNDVR from the coding sequence ATGCACAAACTCATGATGCTGACCCTGACCCTGACCTTCGCGACCCCCGCCCTCGCCACGATGAGCTCCCCGTCCTCCCTTGTTCGCGTTCAGGACACCAGCGACCAGGGCACCTCCGTCGGCGACGCGGCGCAGGACGCGGCGACCTCCACCGGCAATGCCGTCGAAAATGCCGGCAACGCCGTGAACGATGCCGTGGACCCCAACGGGGACGGTGTGGTCGACAGCAACAACAACGGCCGCGCGGACACCCGCGAATTCCCCTGGGGCCTGCTGGGCCTGCTCGGCCTGCTGGGCCTCGCGGGTCGCCGCCGCCACGAAACCGTCGTGACCACCACGCGCAACGACGTCCGCTGA
- a CDS encoding Lrp/AsnC ligand binding domain-containing protein produces the protein MVTAIVLVQAERLRIPETAAELANVTHVKEVYSVTGEWDIVALLRLPSYEDLDDVVTGQLRRLPGIMRTQTMLAFRTYAPELLDQGFGVGLNEQG, from the coding sequence ATGGTCACGGCGATAGTGCTGGTGCAGGCGGAGCGTTTACGCATTCCTGAGACGGCGGCGGAACTGGCGAACGTCACGCACGTGAAGGAGGTGTACAGCGTCACGGGCGAGTGGGACATCGTGGCGCTGTTGCGCCTGCCGAGTTACGAGGATCTCGATGACGTCGTGACGGGGCAGCTGCGGCGCTTGCCGGGCATCATGCGCACGCAGACGATGCTGGCGTTCCGCACGTACGCGCCGGAGCTGCTGGATCAGGGGTTCGGGGTGGGCCTCAACGAGCAGGGATGA
- a CDS encoding response regulator transcription factor: MQTLTTLTAPPERLLLVPSVESGLAELTRPVRDLLHAQALPPESAHLRIVLDAPWGYALDVLQTDATNAVVITRSPVREYLEDLWECGPAVLIAHPDSDPDLIDVLRRASVGDRWRDTPPGRPVLTPAERAVLRYVARGLSNKQIARRLDVIEGTVQNALSKIFQKLRVANRTQAALYYWGRLPRA, translated from the coding sequence TTGCAGACATTGACGACCCTCACCGCCCCGCCGGAACGCCTGCTGCTCGTTCCGAGCGTCGAGAGCGGTCTCGCCGAACTCACCCGGCCCGTCCGCGACCTCCTCCACGCGCAGGCCCTCCCGCCCGAAAGCGCACACCTGCGCATCGTCCTCGACGCCCCCTGGGGCTACGCCCTCGACGTCCTCCAGACCGACGCCACCAACGCCGTCGTCATTACCCGCAGTCCCGTCCGCGAGTACCTCGAGGACCTCTGGGAATGCGGCCCGGCCGTTCTGATCGCCCACCCGGACAGCGACCCCGACCTGATCGACGTGCTGCGCCGCGCGAGCGTCGGCGACCGCTGGCGCGACACCCCGCCCGGCCGCCCCGTGCTCACGCCCGCCGAACGCGCCGTCCTGCGCTACGTCGCGCGCGGCCTCAGCAACAAGCAGATCGCCCGGCGCCTCGACGTGATCGAAGGCACCGTGCAGAACGCCCTCAGCAAGATCTTCCAGAAGCTGCGCGTCGCCAACCGCACGCAGGCCGCCCTGTACTACTGGGGCCGACTGCCGCGCGCCTGA
- a CDS encoding amidohydrolase encodes MTTTQTDLATQLRTWRRHLHQHPELSFQEHETSAYIEAQLRAMPNLIITRPTPTSVLAVLNGGQSGRTVLLRADTDALPIHEDEGADAAYRSTRDGIMHACGHDGHTAILLGVAQELSADPQRVHGEVRFLFQHAEELPPGGAQELVKAGVMRGVDVVTGLHLNSQLPANVVAIKPGAFMAAPDTFHITIQGRGGHGAHPEQTVDPIAIGAQVVTNLQHIASRHVGALDNIIVSVTQFHAGTADNVIPDAAVLAGTVRTFDPALRERAPQLIDQITGGICAAHGATHTLDYGFGYAPLINDAQVAAVLRDVAVQTVGEEWVYDALPTMGGEDFSAYLQEAPGAYLNVGAGNAERGITAPHHHPRFDIDESSLMTGVRVLKAAALRLAQRD; translated from the coding sequence GTGACCACAACTCAAACGGACCTTGCCACGCAACTCCGCACCTGGCGCCGCCACCTTCACCAGCACCCGGAACTCAGCTTCCAGGAGCACGAAACCAGCGCGTACATCGAAGCGCAGCTGCGCGCCATGCCGAACCTCATCATCACCCGCCCCACCCCCACCAGCGTCCTCGCCGTCCTGAACGGCGGGCAGAGCGGCCGCACCGTCCTCCTGCGCGCCGACACCGACGCTCTCCCCATCCACGAGGACGAGGGTGCCGACGCCGCCTACCGCAGCACCCGCGACGGCATCATGCACGCCTGCGGTCACGACGGCCACACCGCCATCCTGCTCGGCGTCGCGCAGGAACTCAGCGCCGACCCGCAGCGCGTGCACGGCGAGGTCCGCTTCCTGTTCCAGCACGCCGAGGAGCTACCCCCGGGCGGCGCGCAGGAACTCGTCAAGGCGGGCGTCATGCGCGGCGTCGACGTCGTCACGGGCTTGCACCTCAACAGTCAGCTGCCCGCGAACGTTGTCGCCATCAAGCCCGGCGCGTTCATGGCCGCGCCCGACACCTTCCACATCACCATTCAGGGCCGCGGCGGGCACGGCGCCCACCCGGAGCAGACCGTCGACCCCATCGCCATCGGCGCGCAGGTCGTCACGAACCTCCAGCACATCGCCAGCCGCCACGTCGGCGCGCTCGACAACATCATCGTCAGCGTCACGCAGTTTCACGCGGGCACCGCCGACAACGTCATTCCCGACGCGGCCGTGCTGGCCGGCACGGTCCGCACCTTCGACCCGGCCCTGCGCGAACGCGCGCCGCAACTGATCGACCAGATCACCGGCGGCATCTGCGCCGCTCACGGCGCCACGCACACCCTCGATTACGGCTTCGGGTACGCGCCCCTCATCAACGACGCGCAGGTGGCCGCGGTCCTGCGCGACGTCGCCGTGCAGACGGTCGGCGAGGAATGGGTGTACGACGCGCTGCCCACCATGGGCGGCGAGGACTTCAGCGCGTACCTGCAAGAAGCGCCCGGCGCGTACCTGAATGTCGGCGCGGGCAACGCGGAGCGCGGCATCACCGCGCCGCACCACCACCCCCGCTTCGACATCGACGAGAGCAGCCTCATGACGGGCGTACGCGTCCTGAAAGCCGCCGCCCTCCGACTGGCGCAGCGCGACTGA
- a CDS encoding alpha/beta fold hydrolase codes for MTHVDETYFERLNGADLYFEVVGPEDAPALLYLHGGPGYNSASFRTLVGDALEDYRVVYLDGRGGGRSGPLDETDQGGDYLDLDTLVDDVEAVRAFLGLERFTPLGQGFGALVALEYARRFPLRTARVIAVNPWVHFPELAYILLSEASRLRGRPVEDPRDEVLARTPEGKYPQVGAARVEAAFDLVNARDLLNTLEFRDAHSRMRLEFADAESQLLGGADVQQALVLQGLWEFEYPPFLAEITRPIYVIAGAEDRTSYPEQVQWLEDLGGADVTVLPTGHYPWLDDEEGFLEALHDSMRR; via the coding sequence ATGACGCACGTGGATGAGACGTATTTCGAGCGCCTGAACGGCGCGGACCTGTACTTCGAGGTGGTCGGGCCGGAGGACGCGCCCGCGCTGCTGTACCTGCACGGCGGACCCGGGTACAACAGCGCGTCGTTCCGGACGCTGGTGGGTGACGCGCTGGAGGACTACCGCGTGGTGTACCTCGACGGGCGCGGCGGGGGCCGCAGCGGCCCGCTGGACGAAACCGACCAGGGCGGCGACTACCTGGACCTCGACACCCTCGTGGACGATGTGGAGGCCGTGCGCGCGTTCCTGGGGCTGGAGCGGTTCACGCCGCTGGGGCAGGGGTTCGGGGCGTTGGTGGCACTGGAGTACGCGCGGCGCTTTCCGCTGCGCACGGCGCGCGTGATCGCCGTGAACCCGTGGGTGCACTTCCCGGAGCTCGCGTACATCCTGCTGTCGGAGGCGTCCCGCCTGCGGGGCCGCCCCGTGGAGGACCCGCGTGACGAGGTGCTCGCCCGCACGCCCGAAGGGAAGTACCCGCAGGTGGGTGCGGCGCGCGTGGAGGCCGCGTTCGACCTCGTGAACGCGCGGGATTTGCTGAACACCCTGGAGTTCCGCGATGCGCACTCGCGCATGCGGCTGGAGTTCGCGGACGCCGAGAGTCAGCTGCTGGGCGGCGCGGACGTGCAGCAGGCGCTGGTGTTGCAGGGGCTGTGGGAGTTCGAGTACCCGCCGTTCTTGGCGGAGATCACCCGGCCGATCTACGTGATTGCCGGGGCGGAGGACCGCACCAGCTACCCGGAGCAGGTGCAGTGGCTGGAGGATCTGGGCGGCGCGGACGTGACGGTGCTGCCGACCGGGCACTACCCGTGGCTTGATGATGAGGAAGGCTTCCTGGAAGCGTTGCACGACAGCATGCGCCGGTAA
- a CDS encoding MFS transporter, which yields MTTHPLLWNRHFTLWWLGNAQSALGGALAGIALSFLVLHETGSSGAMGVNLALTLLPTLLSPLAGALVDRLPVRLPLIVLNVVRGGAQLLLGLAALHGPVGVPALHALALLNGLIAAFYVPASMGVTPRLVAPQHRARAASLMQGSAQIMQLAGLLGGGLLVSALGSGPSLMFDGMTFLLMAALLRAVQVPDPRARGARSSVRADLQAGVQYTRSSAALLLLPGLALIINAVLAPMEMLLPARMTALGVGAGGFGLFLGLFTGGMASSSLLLAALGARVPARLGGVLGFALSGGMFALLSVTRTAPQMYALAFACGAAIALLNISLSLTFQTLVHPEYYGRVGSLLNTAGQIGMPVTLLLLAPIADRVPLALIFSVTAAVLLLAAALWHAVMRRTPDAVITPATVRAVDARAA from the coding sequence ATGACCACGCACCCTCTACTCTGGAACCGCCACTTCACGCTGTGGTGGCTCGGCAACGCGCAGTCCGCGCTCGGCGGCGCCCTCGCCGGCATCGCCCTTTCGTTCCTGGTGCTGCACGAAACGGGCAGCAGCGGCGCCATGGGCGTCAACCTCGCCCTCACCCTGCTCCCCACCCTGCTCTCACCCCTGGCCGGCGCGCTGGTGGACCGCCTGCCCGTACGGTTGCCGCTGATCGTCCTGAACGTCGTGCGCGGCGGCGCGCAGCTGCTGCTGGGCCTCGCGGCGCTGCACGGCCCCGTGGGGGTGCCCGCCCTGCACGCCCTCGCGCTGCTCAACGGCCTGATCGCCGCCTTCTACGTGCCCGCCAGCATGGGCGTCACCCCGCGCCTCGTGGCGCCGCAGCACCGCGCGCGCGCCGCGAGCCTCATGCAGGGCAGCGCGCAGATCATGCAGCTCGCCGGGCTGCTGGGCGGCGGCCTGCTGGTCAGCGCCCTCGGCAGCGGCCCCAGCCTGATGTTCGACGGGATGACCTTCCTGCTCATGGCCGCCCTGCTGCGCGCCGTGCAGGTGCCCGATCCACGTGCGCGCGGCGCCCGCAGCAGCGTCCGCGCGGACCTGCAGGCGGGCGTCCAGTACACGCGGAGCAGCGCCGCCCTGCTGCTCCTGCCGGGCCTCGCCCTCATCATCAACGCGGTCCTCGCCCCCATGGAAATGCTGCTGCCCGCCCGCATGACCGCGCTCGGCGTCGGCGCAGGCGGATTCGGGCTGTTCCTTGGGCTGTTCACCGGCGGCATGGCGAGCAGCAGCCTGCTGCTCGCGGCGCTCGGCGCGCGCGTGCCCGCACGGCTGGGCGGCGTCCTCGGCTTCGCCCTGTCCGGCGGGATGTTCGCGCTGCTGAGCGTCACCCGCACCGCCCCGCAGATGTACGCGCTGGCCTTCGCGTGCGGCGCCGCCATCGCCCTGCTGAACATCAGCCTCAGCCTCACGTTCCAGACGCTCGTGCACCCCGAGTACTACGGCCGCGTCGGCAGCCTCCTGAACACCGCCGGGCAGATCGGCATGCCCGTCACGCTGCTGCTGCTTGCGCCCATCGCGGACCGCGTTCCACTCGCCCTGATCTTCAGCGTGACCGCCGCCGTGTTGCTGCTCGCCGCGGCACTCTGGCACGCCGTCATGCGCCGCACCCCGGACGCCGTGATCACACCTGCCACGGTGCGCGCAGTGGACGCCCGCGCTGCCTGA
- a CDS encoding HD domain-containing protein, whose translation MNREDAYALMVQHTPSVSLQRHMLNVEAAMQFYARLWGEDEHLYSLAGLLHDFDYEQHPDEHPAWGVMYLRAHTDVPEIVLDAIMGHAAYTNTPRDTRLARTLFAVDELTGLIQAAALIRPDRDVRQLELKSVQKRFKTRSFAAGVNRDEVEQGALELGVPLDEHMANVLHALQDAADAT comes from the coding sequence ATGAACCGCGAAGACGCCTACGCACTGATGGTCCAGCACACCCCCAGCGTCAGCCTGCAACGCCACATGTTGAACGTAGAGGCCGCCATGCAGTTCTACGCCCGCCTCTGGGGCGAGGATGAGCACCTGTACAGCCTGGCCGGCCTCCTGCACGACTTCGACTACGAGCAGCACCCGGACGAGCACCCCGCCTGGGGCGTCATGTACCTGCGCGCCCACACCGACGTGCCGGAAATCGTTCTCGACGCCATCATGGGGCACGCCGCGTACACCAACACCCCGCGCGACACGCGCCTCGCGCGCACGCTCTTCGCCGTGGACGAACTGACCGGCCTGATCCAGGCGGCCGCCCTGATCCGCCCGGACCGGGACGTCCGGCAACTCGAACTCAAAAGCGTTCAGAAGCGCTTCAAAACGCGCAGCTTCGCAGCGGGCGTGAACCGCGATGAGGTGGAACAGGGCGCCCTCGAACTGGGCGTCCCGCTGGACGAGCACATGGCGAACGTCCTCCACGCGCTGCAGGACGCCGCCGACGCGACGTAA
- a CDS encoding 2'-5' RNA ligase family protein, with protein sequence MPSAQEQRSTASFLLGVLAPQGLSARVDAFRAASGASRESAAHVTVKARSGLSADLAWLESARATVAQAPAFEVRVGGAGIFPRRAVYLRVDSPGLVEVHVALLHALRPARRFGYEGPHMTPHLTLAQARRHLDLNGTFAQAQAAFADLAVQPFAFTVTALHLFMKPGPGGIYTPVSPLPLAT encoded by the coding sequence ATGCCAAGCGCGCAAGAGCAGCGGTCCACGGCGTCGTTCCTGCTGGGCGTTCTCGCGCCGCAGGGGCTCTCCGCGCGAGTGGACGCGTTCCGGGCGGCGTCGGGTGCGTCGCGCGAGAGTGCCGCGCACGTGACCGTGAAGGCCCGCAGCGGCCTGAGCGCGGATCTCGCGTGGCTGGAGTCGGCCCGCGCGACCGTGGCGCAGGCGCCCGCGTTCGAGGTGCGGGTGGGCGGCGCGGGCATCTTTCCGCGCCGCGCGGTGTACCTGCGCGTCGACAGCCCGGGGCTGGTGGAGGTGCACGTGGCGCTGCTGCACGCCCTGCGGCCCGCGCGGCGCTTCGGGTATGAGGGGCCGCACATGACGCCGCACCTCACGCTCGCGCAGGCGAGAAGGCACCTGGACCTCAACGGCACCTTCGCGCAGGCGCAGGCGGCATTCGCGGACCTGGCGGTCCAGCCGTTCGCGTTCACGGTCACGGCGCTGCACCTGTTCATGAAGCCAGGGCCGGGCGGCATCTACACTCCCGTCTCTCCCCTGCCCCTGGCGACGTAA
- the ttcA gene encoding tRNA 2-thiocytidine(32) synthetase TtcA produces MTHTTQHLFAPLVKGAAQAITDYRMIEDGDTVMVCLSGGKDSYTLLDILLHLQKRAPIDFRLIAVNLDQGQPGFPKHVLPQYLTALGVEHQILEQDTYSVVKDKTPEGKTTCSLCSRLRRGILYTHAKRIGATKIALGHHRDDILETLFMNMFFGARLKAMPPKLQSDDGGNVVIRPLAYVAERDIQRYADAAGYPIIPCNLCGSQENLQRKIVGEMLEGWERAHPGRLQNVLRSLTRVTPSHLLDRELYDFASLSATPAEGDRGFDHEEYPEREFLAGLQEMTLLI; encoded by the coding sequence ATGACCCACACCACCCAGCATCTGTTCGCCCCGCTCGTCAAGGGCGCCGCGCAGGCCATCACCGACTACCGCATGATCGAGGACGGCGACACCGTCATGGTGTGCCTGTCCGGCGGCAAGGACAGCTACACCCTCCTCGACATCCTCCTGCACCTCCAGAAACGCGCGCCCATCGACTTCCGCCTGATCGCCGTGAACCTCGACCAGGGGCAGCCGGGCTTCCCGAAGCACGTGCTCCCGCAGTACCTCACGGCCCTCGGCGTGGAACACCAGATTCTGGAGCAGGACACCTACAGCGTCGTGAAGGACAAAACGCCGGAAGGCAAGACGACGTGCAGCCTGTGCAGCCGCCTGCGGCGCGGCATCCTGTACACGCACGCCAAACGGATCGGCGCCACCAAGATCGCCCTCGGGCACCACCGTGACGACATCCTCGAGACGCTGTTCATGAACATGTTCTTCGGCGCGCGCCTCAAGGCCATGCCGCCGAAACTCCAGTCCGACGACGGCGGGAACGTCGTGATCCGCCCACTCGCGTACGTGGCCGAACGCGACATCCAGCGATACGCGGACGCCGCAGGCTACCCGATCATCCCATGCAACCTGTGCGGCAGCCAGGAGAACCTGCAACGCAAGATTGTTGGCGAGATGCTCGAAGGGTGGGAGCGTGCGCACCCGGGCCGCCTGCAGAACGTCCTGCGGTCCCTCACGCGCGTCACGCCCAGCCACCTGCTCGACCGCGAACTGTACGACTTCGCGAGCCTCAGCGCCACGCCCGCCGAGGGGGACCGCGGCTTCGACCACGAGGAGTACCCCGAGCGGGAATTCCTGGCGGGCCTGCAGGAAATGACGCTGCTCATTTGA